CCTATTGGTATCTTTATGAGTAACCAATTAACTAGAATAATTACACAGATATATACGTATGTGTGTttgctataattattaaattctcaACAATactctataaattatttataataattagtgtattacacaccaagggaGGAAAGTAGATGTATCTAAAGATCGGAACGTCTTTCGcagaacgaaaataaaaatatctagatttctgaaatgtttcgcacatCAGCCGAAAATGGTAATGCGCATTTTCATCCCCCGTCAAAacatccccgacaaaatatctctggACATAATATCCCCGATAAAATAtctttcgataaaattttcacaattttccTGAAAAACTAGCACTCTAAATAgggagttattttttatttataaattcccaCAATTTCCCTGAAAAACAAGCACCCAAATTAGCTGTGAATAATACAAataaacttcaaaattttttcggggGGCATAATATCCCGGACAAAATACccccgagaaaaaatttttatatataaaatcatataactcgattatatataattatatatgaaaaatggccaaatataatcatatattagcatatataatcatatacaattatatacaattatttatgattatatacAACTATATAtgctcatatatgattatatttggtcatttttcatatataattatatataatcgagttatatataattatatataattttatatgattatatataaatattttttctcgggatctttcgatataattttcacaatttcCCTGAAAAATAAGCACCCAAATTAGTTGTGAACAgtacaaataaaacatttaaataaaaaagagaaattttgctgataggatattttgtcgggggatgAAAACGCGCGGAATCACCGAAAATTGCAGGCCACCCCTAACTACCCTTAAGTCACTTTTAGAGTCaaattacatcaattattttcattttcgttgcgtgaaaaacgttctgatcttcaggtacCCAAAAGCAGGGCATTTTAACCCACGTGTATAAAAAACACGCGGATTGGGACATCCTACTTTTCTCCATGGtgtgtatacgatttttcaccagacctgcacctgaaagtttaaattcctgaCCTGCTTAGAGTCAAGAAAGTTGTTCTTTTCTCTTATAAGAAaactaatgataaaaattaacgcATGCGCGATTTTTCACACAAACGAAGGCAAGAATTTTAACTTTCAGTTGCAGATCtttcgaaaaatcgtatacacaCCACGGAAGATGTCTCAATCCGCATTTGCTACCCTAGCCTTCTTTAGGTAAACAATTACACACCCGagaatgtcctactttcctccttaggtatgtaatatactaatttttagtTGCGATATTCAAagcattaagaaaaaaatagttacctGTTTAATAAGACGATCTTCATTCGTAGAAAAAAGTCTATTTAATGTTTCACAAGCAACAGCGATCATATCTCTACGTGACTGCATAGCGAGCTTCAAAGGACTAATACAATCCGTTTGGCAAATAGAATTAATACAAATTTCACTAGTAGCCAATTGATGTAAAATAAGTATTGCTGATTTATAAACCGGTGGTTGGCTATTACGTACAGACATTTGCCGACACAATCTTGGTATATGTCCCAACGAGGGTACTTGATCCGCCAAAGCTGGTTGGGCTTGCAATAAACACACCAATGCTTGCGTACTTAATTCTAACATATCCGTATCTACAGTATCTCTCGCCATCAAGGATAAAATACAGTCCATCAAGTCACTCATAAACTCTTTAGGTTTTCTAAGTGCCCATGCAGGACTTGCAATAAATAATCTCAAGTAAACACCACCGACAACCGGTTCATTTGTCGcagtatcaaaattattttgggTTTCTGGCAATTTTAATACTGCATTCGGACTACGTTTTTGTAATGAATAATACTCATCTTTTAATTCACCAATAATTCTTGATACACGTATTTTAGAATCATCATCCCAAACTAATTCAGGATTTTCATGTTTTGTTTCAAACATATGTACACATTGTTTAGGTGCATCTCGTATTGCTTCGCCAAACAGTTTTGGTAAAAACTTTGACAAATCAAGTTTAACTTTAGGACCAGCCAATTTATCTGATGACATTTTAGCCAATAATTCAGCAGCTGTTTCACGTATTTGTAAATTTGGCGAGTTACAAAATAAGTCCAGTATATAAATCACAGCACCTTTGGCTAATGCGTCTTTGACTATTTTGGTTGTACTCATTAGCGCATAAAGAGTTTCTAGTGTTAATAATTGACATTCTTTTAGTGTATTTAATGCCAATAGTAAATGAACAACAACTTCATTAGCAGCAATATCATTTACACACTCGTGATTTTTAGTaacattattaataacttcAAGTGCGCCGCGTTGAAttggtttgaaattattacaacttaataatgtaaataataaattaaaatgaccGATACATTGAATTTCAATTCccggattattttttataacattttttaaagctTCAAGTGCCATTacgacattttttaatttatcttgaTCTTTTTTAGACAACGTTACGctattatttaatgaacaaaTATGATCTgatgattttaaaatgaaattaagtaAATCAATAGTGAAACTTTTTGGATTTTCAATAGGAAACGTTGGCTGTTCATTGTAAactttaacaaatatttcaccaattattaattcattgtTGTGTGCACTGTacttaaaattactaaaatcatGTTCAAGGCTGTCATTTCCATTGAGTTTTTCCTGACGTTTACTCTCGAGGTATTCATTCAACTCGGCACGAGTTCCATTGTCCCATATGAGGTACGGATTTGAACAGTTTGAGTTGAGTGTCTTCAATATATTTTCAGGTTTATCTTTGGACAGCTGTCGCGATAGATAAGGAGTCAATAGAGTCTCTAAAGCGGCAACAGTTACCGGATTAACCGGTGTCGCATTATCACCAGTCATGTACCCGCCAAGTCTCGCGCAAGCTTTTATTGCCAACTTAGCTAAATTATTAGCAACTTCTTGTCGATTTTCGTCTTGATTACGTTCAACTCCACCCTCCTCTAAAgtgtaatcataattaaaCATAAACAAAAGTAAATGCCAGAGTGCTCCTGACTGCAATAATTGCATCTGGAGAATACTATCCGTCGCAAGAGATGACACACACTCGGTCGCGACGGAACACAATTTTGTCAAGTgtttaaagtataatattctACATAAATCTTTAATGAGCTGCGGtaattcaacaattttatCACGACATCCCCGGAATCTACCGGCGACAGCAAAACATTTAGTAATATGCGTGCAAACTTGTACAGCGACATCATCAGGTTTACTTGAATTGTTCAGTACACTGACGCAACGTGTGTAAGCATCTAGTAAAACATCTAAACCACCTTCACGTCTCAACTCTTCAGCATTTAATGCCGAGCAATGTACTGTATGATAAGCCAGTTCGCTTGCTGCTGACAAAAGCGGGGctgattttgaaaataatcttTCGTCCTCTGTTTCCAGTTTGATTGTCTTTATTAACTGCGGATAACCCGCGTACTTGTATGGACGCAACTCGTCAGTATAACGGTGGAATAATATACTTTGTGTGCGTAAAATTAGGACAATGTTATCAGGATTTGGACCATCAGTTGTCCAACAACTGCGACTGCACAAAAATTCATACGCTTGGTTGACAGCTTCAAATTTATCACGTCCATCAGGATTTTTGTCTGGATGATAACGTTGGGCTAATTTGTAATAAGATTTTCTTACATCAGCTTCATTGTGTTGACGACCGCTTGGAAGACCTAGAACTTTGTATGCCTCATCTACTGTCATTATCGGTGGTTTTTTTTCTACCTCTTTTTTCCACGCATCCAATACGTCTTTTAGTAGATGTACGGGATCAGGTATAGGCCAATTTGGAAATCTAACAGTGTCACACAAATGCCGTAGGTAGAATATTTGACAAAATAATTCTTTCTCTAATTGCGGATAACGCACTGCCGGTATTGCTATGTACTGATAACGGCTCATAGTATGACTTCGTAACCGAGGTGAAAAATCAGCAATATGAGCTGCTACTTTTTCGATTAATGTACGACGCATTTCAGCATTCCATATTGCTTCAGGTGTATCAAAATCACCTAGAAATATTTGGGCGAATTTTTCAGCGCCATGATTTTCAAGATAACTGACCATTGCATCGGGTAGTAATTGTCCTAAAATACTGCGCTGCATAATATCTGATGGTTGCGCTGTATCATCACCACGAAATGCCTGTTTAGTATGAGTTAGCTGTAAAAATCTTGCTATCGGTAAGACATTTGAACCAGTatacattaatataaaataaaataccccacttaaatatattttcgataCATCTGGATTGTCTTTCATTATTTCGCACAGTAATGTTGCGACACGTTCAACTAAAACAGGATCAAATGTCAGCAGTAATTGTACAACGTGCGGTAAACACTGCAAATCTGACAATAATCTTTTAACACGTGGTAATGGACGTATGACAGCATTATCTGAATCACGACTGGGAAAATACTCACACAtttgtatcaaaatatttaatactaaaGTTGCTAATTCACTTTCATTTACAACTGGCGTTCCTTTGGCAACTAACGTCCACTTTAATTGAGGTACTTGTGAAATAATACGCCAGCCATCTAAACCCTGTGCCcatacttttgttttatgcGTTAGTTTATTTGTTGTATAGAGttcttttaattctttaaGACTAACTGGACCGGCTCGACGATCTCCGTCATTGTAATACCACTCTTTTTCCAACACTCGCTCCTGTTCAGGACCTGCTTCTATTACATTAGTCTGTGTGGGGACCATCGCACGTGACGTATGTAAGTGAGCGAGTGTTAATAAATCAACAAGTGCACGTACACCGTTTTGATCCATAAtatcttttacatttttacgatgtaatattaatttatgtataaacATTACCAGACGATCACGTTCAGTACGATCTGTACATCGTTCTAACATACCTACAATGTATTTTGTATCGGAAAATGGACCAATGTCTTCATAATAACGCCCATAGACAATAGTCATTGCTTGCAAGCAAAGGCACTTCATTTCAACTtttgttgttaataaaaatctatgatacaaatcattaaaaaattcatacgaCTTTCTTATTGGACTATCTGGACAATctttttctaataataatcTCAAATAATAATCACCAATTTTAACTTCATCAGATAAACATAAATACTGTACTTCAAATTCACGGTGATTCCATGCTATCAATGTACCACCAGATAAATCTTTATCAGAAGTAAATGCACGTATTTCATTTTCTAATGCCGTCCGTAATTCTTCCCGCGTTTTATGATTCCATATAAGATTTGGTAATGCATGAtcttgattaaatttataataaaataatttccaattaGCCTCTGATTTAATTCTCTCCCGACGTTTTCTCAATACTATTGGacgttcttttattttttcacggcGTTCAATACCAACACGGGCACCCCAATGCTGTAACGCATTTTCTACATGCTTTTCAATAACACGCATATGACGTTCCATTGCAATCCATTGTGCGCcacgtttattttttgatgCATGATCAATagccatttttaaattatcacgATTATTCAGTCGCTCCTCTTCAAGAAATGAATCGGGTACTTTTTCTTGTGAGTCTAAATACGTCAATAGACCACTtggctatttaaaaaaaaagttatattatattactgaaaaataaactaataattattattcgagatcttttaaaaattttatataattaccaAGATACGTTTCAATAGTCCCATAGCTGTGGGATGACCAGTAACCCAAAGACCAACGAGATGCCGGCATAACTGCCTGTGAGTTAAAAGTCTGCCGTCACTACCGAGAGTAAACAAACTGTTTAATAAATGCCTTGGTAATGCACCTTCAGCTAGAGCAAGTTCTTGCATTTTAGCAGCAACTTCCGGTGCACCTTCTTCAATAATAGCCCGCATTATAAGTCCAGCGCCTTTAACAATAGCGAGTGATGGAtgctgaaataatttaaacagtGGCCGTCCACGGGACGCAACCATCTCCAGTAAATTGTCAAAATGTTTGCCGTCAGTTGTTTCACTGTAGGGTACACACAGTGCGAATGTTAATAAATCTAGCATCGCAGACACTACCAGCGCGCCTGTCCCATGActctgtaaataaattaataaattaggaGATAAATTTGTTACTAaagaatgataaataaaattatttcattgactTACAACATGATTTATCCACATGTCCAGAAGACTTTCCAAAAACTTATTACTACTGAGCAGGCtacttttgtttaattgttCCTGCCTTAAATCACAGTCATCATGCATCGCTTGCATCAATGCACAGATACAATCAATAGCCGATTGTGTAACACCACAGTCTTGTCGTTTTAATGCTTTGACAACTTTATTACCAATAGCTTCACGAAAACCTGGTAATGTTGTGAAAGCCATA
The DNA window shown above is from Microplitis mediator isolate UGA2020A chromosome 1, iyMicMedi2.1, whole genome shotgun sequence and carries:
- the LOC130676583 gene encoding dnaJ homolog subfamily C member 13 isoform X1; the encoded protein is MMPIKDNQDVACFLVTKHSWKGKYKRIFSIGSMGITTYNPSNLEVTNKWEYADFINVQPTNKSQLGLHEFSITMRKERKVDTMKFSSEHRAHLLTEALKYRNQFAEKPKEILRYQAYKHHWSDTRLPVVLEVTPYSLDQLDPATNMLLASYYYKDIDGLGTMKDYQDGFVIVSSGFGRLHLFSSQHIEEIKRKIVDLAHTNLGLTMTVLKEKIPMDEFIMQRMGRYSGDEHITSVSEFTVHKISSRHSDPQRRTLCLSDTCLLERDPQTYNICTLRPLSDIFVLVRDNANPQLFTIQYLNGQLRSYMATDRDSLLASLLDGVRASGNRDVHVKMNVIARGKRLGPLNLPVDEEVEISHVKFLQQPPGGRFFAEILERFNANIPYSGLHYSVTQDGKKPLEWTVTTVQLEVHRMMNDYLQGLFTENKDKIILGALSSLVNRDLDTNTEVEAQFHALRRLVASKVGFMAFTTLPGFREAIGNKVVKALKRQDCGVTQSAIDCICALMQAMHDDCDLRQEQLNKSSLLSSNKFLESLLDMWINHVSHGTGALVVSAMLDLLTFALCVPYSETTDGKHFDNLLEMVASRGRPLFKLFQHPSLAIVKGAGLIMRAIIEEGAPEVAAKMQELALAEGALPRHLLNSLFTLGSDGRLLTHRQLCRHLVGLWVTGHPTAMGLLKRILPSGLLTYLDSQEKVPDSFLEEERLNNRDNLKMAIDHASKNKRGAQWIAMERHMRVIEKHVENALQHWGARVGIERREKIKERPIVLRKRRERIKSEANWKLFYYKFNQDHALPNLIWNHKTREELRTALENEIRAFTSDKDLSGGTLIAWNHREFEVQYLCLSDEVKIGDYYLRLLLEKDCPDSPIRKSYEFFNDLYHRFLLTTKVEMKCLCLQAMTIVYGRYYEDIGPFSDTKYIVGMLERCTDRTERDRLVMFIHKLILHRKNVKDIMDQNGVRALVDLLTLAHLHTSRAMVPTQTNVIEAGPEQERVLEKEWYYNDGDRRAGPVSLKELKELYTTNKLTHKTKVWAQGLDGWRIISQVPQLKWTLVAKGTPVVNESELATLVLNILIQMCEYFPSRDSDNAVIRPLPRVKRLLSDLQCLPHVVQLLLTFDPVLVERVATLLCEIMKDNPDVSKIYLSGVFYFILMYTGSNVLPIARFLQLTHTKQAFRGDDTAQPSDIMQRSILGQLLPDAMVSYLENHGAEKFAQIFLGDFDTPEAIWNAEMRRTLIEKVAAHIADFSPRLRSHTMSRYQYIAIPAVRYPQLEKELFCQIFYLRHLCDTVRFPNWPIPDPVHLLKDVLDAWKKEVEKKPPIMTVDEAYKVLGLPSGRQHNEADVRKSYYKLAQRYHPDKNPDGRDKFEAVNQAYEFLCSRSCWTTDGPNPDNIVLILRTQSILFHRYTDELRPYKYAGYPQLIKTIKLETEDERLFSKSAPLLSAASELAYHTVHCSALNAEELRREGGLDVLLDAYTRCVSVLNNSSKPDDVAVQVCTHITKCFAVAGRFRGCRDKIVELPQLIKDLCRILYFKHLTKLCSVATECVSSLATDSILQMQLLQSGALWHLLLFMFNYDYTLEEGGVERNQDENRQEVANNLAKLAIKACARLGGYMTGDNATPVNPVTVAALETLLTPYLSRQLSKDKPENILKTLNSNCSNPYLIWDNGTRAELNEYLESKRQEKLNGNDSLEHDFSNFKYSAHNNELIIGEIFVKVYNEQPTFPIENPKSFTIDLLNFILKSSDHICSLNNSVTLSKKDQDKLKNVVMALEALKNVIKNNPGIEIQCIGHFNLLFTLLSCNNFKPIQRGALEVINNVTKNHECVNDIAANEVVVHLLLALNTLKECQLLTLETLYALMSTTKIVKDALAKGAVIYILDLFCNSPNLQIRETAAELLAKMSSDKLAGPKVKLDLSKFLPKLFGEAIRDAPKQCVHMFETKHENPELVWDDDSKIRVSRIIGELKDEYYSLQKRSPNAVLKLPETQNNFDTATNEPVVGGVYLRLFIASPAWALRKPKEFMSDLMDCILSLMARDTVDTDMLELSTQALVCLLQAQPALADQVPSLGHIPRLCRQMSVRNSQPPVYKSAILILHQLATSEICINSICQTDCISPLKLAMQSRRDMIAVACETLNRLFSTNEDRLIKQALEAEMVPYLLNILEGRLDLIENPAMTKAQIVKALKAMTRSILLGERVNSILEKSSVWAEYKDQKHDLFISNTPTVGYLTAGMPVSAGYLTAGPSAPIPSAPPPVNREDRVNNRHDHI